A section of the Roseivirga sp. BDSF3-8 genome encodes:
- a CDS encoding MBL fold metallo-hydrolase: MKRFLRVLKKALLWMLALILVLTLFIFLYMRLAKFGKSPDGNRQQLIEQSDNYRDGQFQNIHHTPTLTEGHSMGGILYKQLFKDHPRRKPEGPIPNVGTDLEKLPAGENVLVWFGHSSYYMQIDGMRFLVDPVFSGNASPVPGSVKAFEGANTYGVDDLPPIDYLFISHDHYDHLDYETILKLKDKVGAVICGLGVGSHFEHWGYPADKLIEKNWHETVELAEGFRVHTVPSRHFSGRTFKRNNTLWQAYVLETPSLKIYIGGDSGYDTHFAETGEKFGPVDLAILENGQYNEAWEAIHMLPPQLLKAATDLQAKRVFPVHNAKFVLAMHPWDQPMRHVTELNEAYGFPLVTPRIGEVVDLNDPDQTFDPWWEDVK, encoded by the coding sequence GTGAAGCGATTTCTACGGGTTCTGAAAAAAGCACTCCTTTGGATGCTGGCCCTCATACTTGTGCTCACTCTATTCATATTCCTATACATGCGCTTAGCAAAATTTGGTAAAAGCCCCGACGGTAACCGCCAGCAGCTTATCGAACAGTCCGACAACTACCGCGACGGACAGTTTCAAAACATACACCATACCCCCACCCTTACCGAAGGGCACTCTATGGGCGGCATATTGTACAAGCAACTATTTAAAGACCATCCCCGCCGCAAGCCCGAGGGCCCGATACCAAATGTAGGTACTGACCTGGAGAAGCTACCTGCCGGAGAGAATGTGCTGGTATGGTTCGGCCACTCATCCTACTATATGCAAATAGACGGCATGCGCTTTCTGGTAGACCCCGTCTTCAGCGGCAACGCCTCCCCCGTGCCCGGCTCTGTAAAGGCATTTGAAGGCGCAAATACCTATGGGGTGGATGACCTGCCGCCGATAGATTACCTCTTCATAAGCCACGACCACTATGACCACCTGGACTATGAGACCATCCTGAAGCTAAAAGACAAAGTAGGGGCCGTTATATGCGGCCTGGGTGTCGGATCGCACTTCGAGCATTGGGGCTACCCCGCAGATAAGCTGATTGAAAAGAACTGGCACGAAACCGTGGAGCTGGCAGAAGGCTTCAGGGTGCACACGGTGCCCTCAAGACACTTTTCAGGCAGGACCTTCAAGCGAAATAACACCTTGTGGCAGGCCTATGTACTGGAAACCCCTTCGCTAAAGATCTACATAGGCGGCGACAGTGGCTATGACACCCACTTTGCGGAGACAGGCGAGAAATTCGGCCCCGTGGACCTCGCCATACTGGAAAACGGACAATATAACGAAGCCTGGGAGGCCATACACATGCTGCCCCCTCAACTGCTGAAAGCGGCTACCGACCTGCAGGCAAAGCGGGTATTCCCCGTGCACAACGCCAAGTTTGTACTCGCTATGCACCCTTGGGACCAACCCATGAGGCACGTGACAGAACTGAATGAAGCCTACGGCTTTCCGCTGGTAACACCACGCATAGGCGAAGTGGTAGACCTCAACGACCCCGATCAGACCTTCGATCCCTGGTGGGAGGATGTGAAATAA
- a CDS encoding GNAT family N-acetyltransferase translates to MRQEAYLITPGKSDDLQIVAYTSAYQSAFKSLNERWINEYFEMEETDQRMLEEPEKYILDKGGHILVALERDKPVGVCALVVKNEKGYDYELAKMAVDPSAQGKGIGKILGQAIIEKAKSLGAKKIFLVSNSKLEPAISLYKKLGFTEIEHKDGLYKRCNVQMEKVIINE, encoded by the coding sequence ATGAGACAAGAAGCATATTTAATCACCCCTGGCAAGTCTGATGACCTACAGATAGTAGCCTATACTTCCGCATATCAATCCGCCTTCAAATCGCTGAATGAACGCTGGATAAACGAATACTTTGAGATGGAGGAAACTGACCAGCGGATGCTGGAAGAGCCGGAAAAGTATATACTGGATAAAGGCGGACACATACTGGTGGCATTAGAGAGAGATAAGCCCGTCGGGGTCTGTGCCCTCGTAGTAAAAAACGAAAAAGGGTACGACTATGAACTCGCGAAAATGGCCGTAGATCCATCCGCTCAGGGCAAAGGCATTGGCAAAATACTAGGCCAGGCAATAATAGAAAAAGCTAAGTCCCTGGGGGCTAAAAAGATTTTCCTCGTAAGCAATTCTAAGCTTGAACCTGCCATTTCCCTTTACAAAAAGTTAGGCTTCACAGAAATAGAGCATAAGGACGGACTCTATAAGCGCTGTAATGTGCAGATGGAGAAGGTCATTATTAATGAGTGA
- a CDS encoding DUF6624 domain-containing protein — translation MVSKIESAYLNDQNIQKFYIENFNIISKAKLNYIRDSLTHENCFFVEEIFYDCGFPYLNKVSQKHSHQFWLVVQHCDNNPEFQISVLNRMEKGLSGNNVLKEDYAYLTDRVRINQGKKQVYGTQLKLIDNCYYPKPIEDSINVNSRRLSMGLDSLVHYLKQASSVLDSLNSNISQKCY, via the coding sequence ATGGTGAGTAAGATAGAGAGTGCCTACCTAAATGATCAGAATATTCAGAAGTTTTATATCGAAAATTTCAATATAATATCAAAAGCCAAATTAAATTATATTCGTGATAGTCTAACTCACGAAAATTGCTTTTTCGTTGAAGAAATATTTTATGACTGTGGCTTTCCTTATCTGAATAAAGTTTCCCAAAAACATTCTCATCAATTTTGGTTAGTAGTACAGCATTGTGATAATAATCCTGAATTTCAAATTTCTGTTTTGAATCGAATGGAAAAAGGCCTTTCAGGCAACAATGTCCTTAAAGAAGATTATGCCTATTTAACTGATAGGGTTAGAATTAATCAGGGGAAAAAGCAAGTATATGGTACTCAGCTAAAATTGATAGATAATTGTTATTACCCAAAACCTATTGAAGATAGCATAAACGTTAATTCCCGAAGGTTAAGTATGGGGTTAGATTCTCTAGTACATTATCTTAAGCAGGCAAGTAGCGTTTTAGATAGCTTGAATTCCAATATTTCCCAGAAATGTTATTAG
- a CDS encoding glycoside hydrolase family 97 protein: MRKLFSFLMTFLASAGLYAQELSSPDGDLTMRFNLQDGGVPYYSLSYKGKEVIKPSKLGLITKNKGSLAEGFTLENTEQNTVNETWNPVWGEEATISNHYNELVVTLSQDKPARRTMSIRFRLFDDGLGFRYEFPRQRDLAYFIIADEKTEFAMTGDHTAFWIAGDYDTQEYDYTTSKLSEIRGKMDEAVTENASQTPFSPTGVQTALQLKTADGLYINLHEAALVDFPAMHLNLDDKTMVFESWLTPDANGDKAYMQSPTSTPWRTIIVSDDARDILASRITYNLNEPNKIDDTSWIRPIKYVGVWWEMITGKSSWNYTSKLPSVQIGETDFSKVEPNGRHAANTEHVKEYIDFASEHGFDAVLVEGWNIGWEDWFGNSKDYVFDFVTPYPDFDVEELQQYAADNGVELMMHHETSSSVRNYERHMDKAYQFMKDHGYNSVKSGYVGDILPRGEYHYSQWMVNHYLYAVKKAAEYEIMVNAHEAVRPTGVARTWPNLIGNESARGTEYQAFGGSKANHVAILPFTRLIGGPMDYTPGIFEMDISKLNPNNQSHVNATLANQLALYLTMYSPLQMAADLPENYMRFPDAFQFIKDVAIDWQESQYLEAEPGQYITVARKAKDSGQWFMGSVGGYEARTSTVDLDFLEKGRKYIATIYADAKDAHYKTNPQAYTINKYVVTSKSKLSQYVAPGGGYAISFKEAEKGETKGLKKL; this comes from the coding sequence ATGCGTAAACTTTTTTCATTTTTAATGACATTTCTTGCTTCGGCCGGCCTGTACGCACAGGAGTTAAGCTCTCCGGATGGCGACCTGACTATGCGTTTTAACCTACAGGATGGAGGAGTACCCTACTATTCACTTTCTTATAAAGGAAAAGAAGTCATCAAGCCCAGTAAGCTGGGCCTTATCACTAAAAACAAAGGCTCTCTTGCAGAAGGATTTACCCTCGAAAATACAGAGCAAAACACAGTAAATGAAACATGGAACCCCGTCTGGGGAGAGGAAGCCACCATATCTAATCATTACAACGAACTCGTAGTGACCCTCAGCCAGGATAAGCCTGCCAGGCGTACCATGAGCATCCGTTTTCGTCTCTTTGATGATGGCCTCGGCTTTCGCTATGAATTTCCCCGGCAGCGCGACCTGGCCTATTTCATCATTGCAGATGAAAAGACCGAGTTTGCTATGACCGGTGACCACACTGCCTTCTGGATTGCAGGTGATTATGACACCCAGGAGTATGACTACACTACCTCCAAACTGTCCGAGATCCGCGGCAAAATGGACGAGGCGGTAACTGAAAATGCCTCTCAGACCCCTTTTTCCCCTACCGGCGTGCAAACCGCCCTGCAGCTTAAAACTGCCGATGGCCTGTACATAAACCTGCACGAGGCAGCCCTGGTGGACTTCCCTGCCATGCACCTGAACCTGGATGATAAGACAATGGTATTTGAATCATGGCTTACACCGGATGCCAATGGCGACAAGGCATACATGCAGTCGCCCACAAGCACCCCATGGCGCACCATTATCGTCAGCGATGATGCCCGCGACATACTCGCCAGCAGGATCACCTATAACCTGAATGAACCTAACAAAATAGACGACACCTCATGGATACGACCCATAAAGTATGTAGGCGTATGGTGGGAAATGATCACCGGCAAGAGTTCATGGAACTATACAAGTAAATTACCCTCTGTACAGATAGGTGAAACCGACTTTAGCAAGGTAGAGCCGAATGGTCGACACGCTGCCAATACAGAGCATGTGAAGGAATACATTGATTTCGCCTCTGAGCATGGCTTCGATGCAGTGCTTGTGGAAGGCTGGAATATTGGCTGGGAAGATTGGTTCGGTAATTCAAAAGACTACGTCTTCGACTTTGTCACCCCCTACCCCGACTTTGATGTGGAAGAACTGCAGCAATATGCAGCCGACAACGGCGTGGAACTGATGATGCACCACGAGACATCCAGCTCGGTACGTAACTACGAGCGCCATATGGACAAAGCCTACCAGTTCATGAAAGACCATGGCTATAACTCTGTGAAAAGCGGGTATGTAGGAGACATACTGCCCCGCGGTGAATACCACTACAGCCAGTGGATGGTAAACCACTACCTCTACGCAGTAAAGAAAGCGGCAGAGTATGAGATCATGGTCAATGCGCACGAGGCAGTAAGACCTACCGGCGTAGCCCGCACCTGGCCTAACCTCATCGGTAATGAGTCCGCCCGCGGTACAGAGTACCAGGCCTTTGGCGGCAGCAAAGCCAATCACGTAGCTATCCTCCCCTTTACCCGCCTCATCGGTGGCCCTATGGACTACACACCAGGCATATTCGAGATGGACATCAGCAAGCTGAACCCTAATAATCAATCGCACGTCAATGCCACCCTCGCTAACCAGCTTGCGCTGTACCTGACCATGTACAGCCCGCTGCAGATGGCCGCTGACCTGCCTGAAAACTACATGCGCTTTCCCGATGCCTTCCAGTTCATAAAAGACGTAGCCATAGACTGGCAGGAGAGCCAGTACCTGGAGGCCGAGCCAGGGCAATACATCACCGTAGCCCGCAAAGCAAAAGACAGCGGCCAGTGGTTTATGGGAAGCGTGGGCGGATACGAAGCCCGTACCTCAACGGTGGACCTGGATTTTCTGGAAAAAGGCAGGAAGTACATCGCCACCATCTACGCCGATGCCAAAGATGCGCACTATAAAACAAACCCGCAGGCCTACACCATCAACAAATACGTAGTGACCAGCAAATCGAAGCTATCCCAATACGTAGCACCGGGCGGAGGGTACGCCATCAGCTTTAAAGAAGCCGAAAAAGGTGAAACAAAAGGGCTGAAGAAACTATGA
- a CDS encoding DUF2461 domain-containing protein: MSFYQVFDFLRELQANNNKQWMDGHRDEYEAARDYVIRWTNELNEALAAADDAFMPVEGRKAISRINNNLMYHPDKPIYKDYFGVELNISGGPSTFYLQMSLRNNLVGGGMYKPKKENLDKIRAAIDYDGEKLKKIINKKSFKEMFGELDSKHKLKTAPKGYSQEHQHIDLLRLKSFAVMYGTTQKEIAADGFIDKVTEIYKEMMPFGQYFNRALSV, translated from the coding sequence ATGAGTTTTTACCAAGTATTCGACTTCCTGCGTGAGCTGCAGGCTAATAATAACAAGCAGTGGATGGACGGGCACCGTGATGAGTATGAGGCTGCGCGGGACTATGTGATCCGATGGACGAATGAGTTGAACGAGGCTCTTGCGGCTGCGGATGATGCTTTTATGCCTGTGGAAGGCAGAAAGGCGATCAGCCGTATCAATAATAACCTTATGTACCACCCTGATAAACCTATCTACAAAGACTACTTCGGGGTGGAACTGAATATATCGGGCGGCCCGAGTACCTTTTACCTGCAAATGAGTCTGCGTAATAACCTGGTGGGGGGCGGCATGTATAAGCCTAAGAAGGAAAACCTGGATAAGATCAGGGCGGCGATAGATTATGATGGGGAGAAGCTGAAGAAGATCATCAATAAAAAGTCTTTTAAAGAGATGTTTGGCGAGTTGGACAGCAAACATAAGCTGAAAACAGCTCCTAAGGGCTACAGCCAGGAGCATCAGCATATAGACTTACTGCGGCTGAAGAGCTTTGCCGTTATGTACGGCACTACGCAAAAGGAGATAGCTGCTGACGGGTTCATTGATAAGGTGACTGAAATTTACAAGGAGATGATGCCCTTCGGGCAATATTTTAACCGTGCCCTATCTGTCTAA
- a CDS encoding Crp/Fnr family transcriptional regulator: protein MTIPANTKSLLRHLGTIQSLSETEEEAIAALCEVVKVGKNEDLQHIGQTCRTIYFVQEGAARIYYYKEGRDVTEYFAFAHDMIIRAESLFTGQASQKAIQAVTDTAFVAIPAGPLYALFDVHHSIERLFRKMVERSYVEALHRLEDLQFSTAEERYRSLLEKSPEVVQTIPLKHVASYLGITQVSLSRIRSSLA from the coding sequence ATGACCATACCTGCTAATACGAAAAGCCTGCTTAGGCACCTGGGCACCATCCAGTCACTGTCGGAAACGGAAGAAGAGGCCATAGCGGCCCTGTGTGAGGTAGTAAAGGTAGGTAAAAATGAGGATTTGCAGCACATAGGGCAGACCTGCCGCACCATCTACTTTGTGCAGGAGGGCGCAGCGCGCATCTACTACTACAAGGAGGGCCGTGACGTGACCGAGTACTTTGCCTTTGCCCATGACATGATCATACGCGCAGAGAGCCTGTTTACCGGCCAGGCGAGCCAGAAGGCAATACAGGCGGTAACGGACACGGCTTTTGTGGCCATACCTGCGGGGCCCCTTTATGCCCTGTTCGATGTGCACCACAGCATAGAGCGGCTGTTTCGCAAGATGGTGGAGCGCTCCTATGTGGAGGCCCTGCACCGGCTGGAGGATCTGCAGTTTAGCACGGCAGAGGAGCGCTACCGCAGCCTGCTGGAAAAATCGCCGGAGGTGGTGCAAACCATCCCCCTCAAGCATGTCGCCTCCTACCTCGGCATAACGCAGGTAAGCCTGAGCCGGATACGTAGCAGCCTGGCCTGA
- a CDS encoding MFS transporter, translating into MLREKQVRRGLKENWRQFTLLVVINAFVGAMVGLERTLLPLIAEADYGVAAGTAVLSFIGVFGVAKALTNYMAGTWANALGRKRLLVWGWLFGLPVPLLLIYAPHWHWVVAANVLLGINQGLAWSSTVVMKIDLAGEKDRGLAMGLNESAGYLAVGAVAFLSGWIASEYGLRPYPFYLGLGFALTGLLSSIFFVKDTAAHVKQEAESTGMARLKEVFWDTTWRNRNLGAVTQAGLVNNLNDGMVWGLLPLLLTAKGFTLAETAQVVAFYPAVWGLGQLVTGKLADIYPKKRLLFMGMLLQGLTLLAMAFAQSYLAFVLLSTLLGAGTAVVYPTFLAAIAAHSHPAQRAKSIGIFRLWRDLGYAAGALITGLVATWLGLSASMGAIAVLTMASGGIIWLRMKNG; encoded by the coding sequence ATGTTAAGGGAAAAGCAGGTAAGGCGGGGGCTGAAGGAGAACTGGCGGCAGTTTACCCTGCTGGTGGTGATCAATGCCTTTGTAGGGGCTATGGTGGGCCTGGAGCGTACCCTGTTGCCCCTCATAGCCGAAGCGGACTACGGGGTGGCCGCAGGCACGGCCGTGCTGTCCTTTATAGGCGTGTTTGGAGTGGCGAAGGCGCTCACGAACTACATGGCAGGGACATGGGCCAATGCCCTGGGCCGCAAGCGGCTCCTGGTGTGGGGCTGGCTCTTTGGCCTGCCAGTGCCCCTCCTACTGATCTATGCCCCCCACTGGCACTGGGTGGTGGCAGCCAATGTGCTGCTGGGCATAAACCAGGGGCTGGCGTGGTCCAGTACCGTAGTAATGAAAATAGACCTGGCCGGTGAAAAGGACCGCGGCCTGGCCATGGGGCTTAATGAGTCCGCAGGCTACCTGGCAGTGGGCGCAGTAGCCTTTCTGTCAGGATGGATAGCCTCCGAATACGGGCTGCGCCCCTACCCCTTTTACCTCGGCCTAGGCTTTGCCCTTACGGGGCTGCTGAGCAGTATCTTTTTCGTGAAAGACACCGCAGCGCATGTGAAGCAGGAAGCTGAGAGCACGGGCATGGCCAGGTTGAAGGAAGTATTTTGGGATACTACCTGGCGTAACAGAAATCTGGGCGCGGTAACGCAGGCGGGGCTCGTAAATAACCTCAATGATGGCATGGTATGGGGGCTCCTGCCCCTGCTGCTGACAGCCAAGGGATTTACCCTGGCAGAAACCGCCCAGGTCGTGGCCTTTTACCCCGCCGTGTGGGGGCTTGGACAGTTGGTAACCGGAAAGCTGGCAGACATATACCCTAAAAAGCGCCTGCTCTTCATGGGCATGCTGCTGCAGGGCCTTACCCTGCTGGCCATGGCCTTTGCGCAAAGCTACCTGGCATTTGTACTGCTGAGCACCCTGCTGGGCGCGGGCACTGCGGTGGTGTACCCTACCTTTCTGGCAGCCATAGCAGCACACAGCCACCCGGCCCAGCGCGCCAAAAGCATAGGTATCTTTCGGCTCTGGCGGGACCTGGGCTACGCCGCAGGGGCACTTATTACCGGTCTGGTAGCTACCTGGCTGGGCCTTAGCGCCTCTATGGGGGCAATAGCCGTACTCACCATGGCCTCGGGAGGCATAATATGGCTGCGAATGAAAAATGGCTGA
- a CDS encoding fatty acid desaturase, translated as MALTNIRFKRPAADGFSKTLRNRVNHYFSDNLISKNGNANMVTKTVFIMSLYLVPIFILYTGLIESAWLIFALYMISGIGMAGVGMNVMHDAIHGSYTKSSQKNRWLGYTMNLIGANATVWKIQHNVLHHTYTNIEGHDDDINPPWFLRFSPNSRWNAIHKYQHLYTWFFYGLSTISWITSKDFVRLTRYKKLGFVKGKNAYRNTLIKVIGWKALYFFYTLILPIILLPVSPLVVIGAFLTMHFMTGLIISVVFQTAHVMPETEFNMPDHNDTISEEWLAHQVRTTANYCPRSKVFSWLIGGLNYQIEHHLFPNICHVHYEKISQIVRTTAEEFDIPYQSYQSFGAALKQHYRMLRVLGNARANSLSMNN; from the coding sequence ATGGCCTTAACAAATATCCGGTTTAAGCGACCGGCCGCTGATGGATTTTCCAAGACCCTCCGTAATCGCGTCAATCATTATTTTTCAGATAACCTGATCAGTAAGAACGGTAATGCTAACATGGTGACGAAGACTGTCTTCATCATGTCTTTATACCTTGTTCCTATTTTTATTTTATATACGGGGCTTATAGAAAGTGCCTGGCTTATCTTCGCTTTGTATATGATAAGCGGTATAGGTATGGCCGGGGTGGGGATGAATGTGATGCACGATGCGATTCATGGCAGCTATACCAAAAGCTCTCAAAAAAACAGGTGGCTGGGTTATACTATGAACCTGATAGGGGCTAATGCTACGGTATGGAAGATTCAGCATAATGTATTGCACCATACCTACACGAATATTGAGGGGCATGATGATGACATTAACCCGCCGTGGTTTCTCAGGTTTTCACCAAACAGCCGCTGGAATGCTATACATAAATACCAGCATCTTTATACCTGGTTCTTTTATGGACTATCCACTATTTCCTGGATCACGAGCAAAGACTTTGTGAGGTTAACAAGGTATAAAAAGCTGGGCTTTGTGAAAGGTAAAAATGCCTATAGAAACACGTTGATCAAGGTTATTGGCTGGAAAGCTCTTTACTTTTTCTACACGCTCATATTACCTATCATTTTGCTGCCTGTATCTCCTCTTGTGGTGATCGGTGCTTTTCTCACCATGCATTTTATGACGGGCCTTATCATAAGTGTGGTTTTTCAGACTGCTCACGTTATGCCGGAAACTGAATTTAATATGCCCGATCATAATGATACGATTAGTGAGGAATGGCTGGCCCACCAGGTAAGGACTACGGCTAACTATTGCCCGAGAAGTAAGGTGTTTTCGTGGCTCATCGGCGGGCTTAATTACCAGATAGAGCACCATCTGTTTCCTAATATCTGCCATGTGCACTATGAAAAGATCTCACAGATAGTCAGGACTACGGCAGAGGAATTTGACATTCCTTACCAGTCTTATCAGAGTTTTGGTGCTGCGCTGAAGCAGCACTACAGGATGTTGCGGGTGCTGGGGAATGCACGGGCTAATTCACTATCAATGAATAACTAA